GCTTCCCCGAAGCAGTCCGAGAGTGTATGGCTTATGGGAATTCCGCGTCTGCGGGTCTGCACCGCAGCTTCTGGTCCGTCCTGAGTAAACTTGAGCGGGCATTCCAGGAACCTCTTGAAGAAATCGAGCCAGTTCTGTGACACTCCAAAGTACGCCAACACTGTGAGCATCGTGGTATGTGGGATAGACGGCCCAAAGTACTTAAAGTCCGACCGAATAGCCGTGAATTGTCCATGAATCCGGGTCTGCACGATAGACTCCGCAAtcaggagatggaggagcgAGTGTTTTGTCTCCAGGGCGTTCTTGCggttctcttcctcaatGTCGTCGGGGTCGttattatcatcatcgtACCCCAGCCCACCTGCAGTTAACGAGCGAGGCAATTGAGTCATGAAATACTCGGTTCTATATACATCGCGTCTCTCCTCGTTCACGGATCTGATACACCGCGCGTGGTCCCTACCGAGGAAGTGCTGACGCCGTGCCCGCTCCGACTTCGAGATAGGCTGGCGCAGGCTTTTCCAGGCCCAGGTCTTCTGAAAATTGACAAATGCAGCCCGGAAAGTCACCGCCCAGTGGAGCCCGAGATACTGGAGCAGAAGACTGTCCAGCAGATCCTCATCTTGGAAGACCCGGTACTTGCCGTTCAGTTGACGACGCATTTCCTGAGGAAGACCCTCGGGCGGCCAGTGCCAATTGTCCAGGGTCGCAAGACGCATGTTCAAAACATCCGCCACCTCCTGGGCAACAGCCTTGTTGAGCATAAAATCCTTCAAGATGTCGGACTTTTCCTTGGTGAGAGAGTCTGATCTTAAGAGGGCCTTGCTCACCCACTGAAGCGTGTCAACGTCAAAATGAGTGCGTGTCGATGTATATTCCTCTCCAaaggtcttcatcttctgacGCAGGGTTTTCAACGCTTGCTGAGATTGATTCGTCTTTGTGAACAGACCGTCAAGGTATTCGTTGATTGTTTTTTCATCCACATTCGCGGCGTTGAACACATACTGCTCCCACGTTGCTCGCTGCTCCTGCATTTCCGCACGTCTTGTGGCGTCAGACTCGGAGTCTTGTTCCTTAGCCTTGGCAgcctcctcctcggtctCAAGGCCGGCCAGCCACTCCGTGACCAGGTTGCTGTAGAAGGAAGCATGTTCGTGACGGGTGTGCAGGAAATTTAACTCTTCCTCGAGCTGTGCAACCCAATCGCCTAGGCTCCGATCCGACACCGACGGGTCAAACTGGCTCTGCAGGAGAAAGCGGCGGATATTGACATGGGCAGCACGGGCGGTAGCATCTTTCACAGTAGTCTCGGCCCCTGAGTCTTCAGAGTGCGTATCCAGGTCCTCTCGGTCGAAGGCATCATTCGGATAGCCATTGAGCTTGGTGATTCCTTCCAAGAGCACCCGAGCCTTGGATCGCAGATCAGGTGCGTCTGCCGCTGCTTTGAGAATTCCCTCTCGTTGCTTCTCAAAGAGCGAGCGTTGCTTGGAAAGCTCGGCGATTTTTATATCGGTGATGGAGCGAAGGGTTTGCGGGAGAGCCCCAGAGGTAGACATGATTATTTCTCTCAGATTGTCGATCTAGCGGGAATAGAGACGCAAAACGAGAAGATGCAGTTGGTATGAGTACCTGAGATGATCAATTCTTGGATCAGGtaccaaaagaaagaataaaaacaataatGTAATGTGTTGACTCCCGTTTAGAGTCAAAAGGAGAGAGCAGAGCTCGGTGGGCAAGGAAGGATGAAAGACAGAAAATTAGTGCTGGTGAAACTCTGGGTCATATATGCTAAGAAGAGCAAATTAATTTCGCCTCTGGTGGAGAGCGAGTGGATCGTTGAGTTTAAGTGATGTAGATCTTTTGAGATCTAAAGATCTCACTCGCAGCTGAGTAGCCTCGTCGGGCTCCCGAAATGGAACGAAAGTTCAGCTCAGCTCAGCCACGTCGTGACTCAACTCGTGGTCAATTTGTCGCGGAATTAATTGGTTAAGTCGATTTCCGACTTGAGGCGTAGAATACAGAGCTGAAAATTGAACTATCATGCTCCATTACCGTATTAACAAGCTCACGCTAATTCTTCATACTCAATCCAACAATCGTCATACTGCATTTCCAGATAACTCTTCCCCCGAAGCTCCCCTACGCTCACAAACTTCCAGCGTCGAATGATGGCCATGACTGCCTTTGCAAGGACTAGCCAGGCCAATTCTTTACCAACGCAGCCTCGCGACCCTTTGCTGAAAGCCACCAGTTTGGCTTCCATCTCCCGACGTTGTGACTCGTCCCCTAGCCATCGCTGTGGAAGCCATTGATCAGCATCGTGGCCCCAAATTTTACGCGACCGGCCTAAAACATAGGAATTTGCCGACACTGTGGTACCGATGGGGAGTGGAGCTGGAAGAGTGGATACTATAGTTTCGGCACCGCGTCTGATGACTCGAGGAAAAGCTGTCGGAAAAGAGGCGCAATGACGCAGAGTCTCTTTAACAACCGCTTGAAGCTCGAGGGAGAATGGTGGTGCTTCGACATCAGCCTCCTTTCGTAGCTTCTCCTGCCATAGTTGACCTTCCTGTGTTCCCAATTGGTAGACCATGGCTGTTAGAGCCGCAGCTACGCTACCCGGTCCGGCAAACACCAGGTTGACTGCCTCCGAAAATACTTCATCTTGAGTCATCCGACTGGAGTCATCAAGAGGAATATCTAACCAACTTTTTACGATCCCGGGCTGTGCAGGTAGGCTAACCTGTTCAGGACGCCGAAAGATCATGGTGTGGCTCGAAGTCATGAGTGCCATCATTCCTGTGGGACCGCCCTGTTTGCTGGTAGTCAGCGTGCGCAACACTCCACTGATGAGACGGCTGTTCATGATCCAGCCGTATGATGGGCAGAGCGAGAAGCTCCACGCCATCTTAACCAACTTGCGCATGGCCGAACACATATCGGCCCCGGTCGCGGAGTCGGTATACGGGTGCGAAACAACATCGGGGCCATATATAAGCTCGAGCATGACATCCATGGTGAACCGATGAGCCAGCGGTGCCAGATTCACCGCGGCCATCTCGCCATCTTGTCTTGACGCGGACGCGGCATCCGCCCGTGTAAAGAAGAGGTCCACATGCTTTGTTACAACGGATTCATATCTTGTTATCTTCGCGGTTGTCAAGGCTGGTCCAACTACCTTGCGTTTCCTCTGCCGATGATCTGCATCAGTTTTTAGAGCGAACACGCTCGGCACGCGATTGTCGCGAGGGCGGCCAAACAGATAGAAGTCGTCTTTTTCGACCGATTTATTAAAACCGTAGATCGCATCGAAGTCATGTAGGTCGGAGAACGAGAGCCAATTTGGGGCTACGCGGACAACATGACCATATTTATCATGCAAATGCTGCTCTGAAAGATGATGTTGACCGCCAAAAAAGGTGAACAGTCTCCTTTATGTAGATTGGTCAGTGCGCTTGGCAATTTAGCCCATCGAACAGGGTGTTAATCTTAGCTCCGATGGTAAATGAAGGCTAGATTTAGGACGAACCAGAGATTGGTAAACCGAGCCAAGAAAGGTCCGGGGTAGCGCGCAAGCGGATGGAAGTAACACTGATAGATCACATGGGCGGCCAGGGCGGCGAGGGCAACCTGAACGACGATAAAGGCCGTACTGGAGACCATGGTCAATGCTAGTATATTGATGGAGGTGTCACAATCACAGTCAAATCAGCCAGGATGCGTTCGTCAGCTTTTGTACCCCACGTCACATGTGGGTGATGCACGTGTCTTTCGTATTGAATGATAAACTGGTTGCCTGAACATGAGTCCTCCAAAATAGAATCCCTCTCGCATTTCCTGATCATGACTACCTGTTGTGTCCTGGACATCCATCATGTCGAGTTATAGCAAGCTAACTGAAGAGTCTAGGTGATAATGTCCAGTCATGGTGGATCGGATATCCATCATGAATTACGAAAAATATAGTTcacccaaagaaagagaccTGAGCGAAATAACATAACACCAAGAGGACTCGGATCAAGTCGGATACGCGTCATTTTCCTGATAGGCTCTGGGAATAGCCTATGTCAAGATTAGCAGAAGATACAAGCGACCCCTGATGAACAAATGTGAGAGGTAACAAATCTTCCACGGCGGATTCAGCCATATCTTTAGGTTCAATCACCATCACATCCGAGCGCGATTGCTTTGACCCTAAGACATGGCGATAGGTTTTGTCGCTATCCCATCATTCGTGTCTGTTCAATGGTATAGCGAGCTGGCTGCGACATTGTCTTCATAGCTAGGGGCATATAATGAAGCAACTATTGCAATGAGCTGGTTCAGAGCAATTTTCCAACCGGAGCTAGAGCCTAGTTATCATTTGGGGGAGGGGGGTCATAGAGCGAGGCTATGAGCTTAAAGAGGTGCGATGTGGAGACACGAGTTCGACCTAGCCCGTCGCTGACAATGATAGGGGCAGGTTGCCATTGCGATATGAGAGCAACGCAGCATTCCATTCACCAGCCCAGCTGCGGGGAAATGTTTTCCGAGGGATCATTATTTGTTTCAAGTCGGCAGACCAGCAGATATGTCACCGACCATGAATCAGATTGTGGGAGGATTGTTCTTCTCTGAGGGAATTCACATTCaaagagctgaagaagggaATGGAGGAAGCGACTAGTGTTGATAGTCCGCGCCAAACCAGAAAGATCGCCTTCAAAACCCTTAACTCCGATGGTCGATCTCCGGTCTCATTggtcggtggtggtggggcaCATCCACTTAGGGGACTTTTGGACCATCAAAAGGATTTTAGTCCAGGTCGGCTACGGCTGAGCAGTCAATCCGATCCCCTCTCTCTTGCCTTATCACATCCAGACCCCAGACACCCCCCCAAACTAATGACAGCTGCTTTACCTCCTTAAATTCTCGCCCCGTCGTCTTCTCGTAACCCAGTCGAGACgcaaagtaaaagaaacaaaaatcaAAGCGTTGAATGATATTTGTCCTTGCGTAGGATTCATTCGGCGGCTACATTTTTAGTACTATAGCATCCCCACAGACACACCCTCAATCAATCGAACTTTGCCCCTCCAGCCAACGAATTCAGGATGGGCATGGAGTTTGTCTTTATAAATGTCAAAGAGCCGAAAGACGCTCTGCAGCTCGCTAAGGAGCCCGAAATTCGATCTCACGTGGCTCGGTACCAGTGGAAGAAAATCGAGAATCGCCCGTCTCTCAAGCGAAAACGAAATGCGGTGCTATCGTTCTGCATGGACATAAGCTGTTCAGCAACCTGGCAGTCACGAAGCGATTCCGAGGACGACTCTCCCGAGATTCCGGACACGtcctccaccatctccatccctCTGCAGTTAGGGGGACTGCGAGACGACCCTTTTCGGTCCTATCCAGCCAGTTTCAAGCCGTTCATGCCGGTCCTCGTGGATCACTGTAAGTTTGAAATTAGTCTCACCATCCATAGCAAGTAGAACCGTACTGATGGTGCTCTATAAGACCTGGTGCATATGGCCGTGGACATCCCCGAGCTCGATCAACCAGGGAATAAAGGCCTTCTGAGAACCAGCTGGTTCCCTTTGGTGATGACAAATCGCGCACTCTTCCTAGTCATCATGCTACTCGCAGCATCCCATTATGCGTCTGTGAGCGAGCATGCCGCAGGTATGAAAATAGACCTTCTCAATCTTCGTTGTAAGGCGGTCCAAGCCATCAACGATGCCTTGAAGTATCAACCACCGGACCGCGTCAATGATGCACTGATAGGTGCGATAGCGAAGATGGGAAGTTATGAAGCGATGTACGGGGACATGGCGAGTTATAGCGTGCACATGAGAGGACTCACCCGGGCGGTTGGGATGCGAGGCGGTTTATCAATGCTTGGTCTGAATGGATTACTCCGCCGGATAGTGGTCTGGATCGACCGCAACGCTGCCTTCCTGCACGGATCGGCGCTCTATTATCCTGGCGCTACCTTTGCACCGGGTCAGGCTCCCGAGCCCAATCCTGGTCATTTTCTTGCATCTTCGTAATTGAGTAACAGCTTTCGGGGTGTCGGTCTTGTATTTATGTATGTAATATCAGTAGCGTGGGATCAGGAGTTAATAGGAagttctctttttttcatccTGCCACctgtctttttttattcccCTGTTGACGACCGCAACGTGGCTCTCACCTCGTGACTTCCCTTTTCAGGTCGGCGTCCTGTCTAAATCGGGATATCACTCGCGGATGGACCACACGCTATCCGGTTAAACTCTCAGATCAATCAGATTGTAATCCCCGGCGCAAATTCTCCCATTGGATCACCATATCTCAATTTAACAATCGGGAATCATGACAGTAAAGCAAACGGATCATGCAAATATGCAATATCCCAAATCGGACATCACAGTTAACCAGTCCAGACCCGCCACCAACCAAGAACAACTAAAAGTGGAGTCGGACCCTCACCACCCCGCTTACCGTTTCCGGATAGCACATACTTAACTCAATTCAAACCAGAACCGAATATGATTGAAATCCCTGAAACAAAGAGATTCAAACTCCGGGAATGGTTCCAGAGGATAAGTCTGGGTCGACGACATCATCATGGCTCTACGGATCATTATAAAAGGACTGGATTCTGACATGTcggattcttcttcttcttacgcttcttcttcttcattcaaAGATCGCTGCGAAGTATAACACAATTCATCTCAATATCTACGCAAATAATCAACCCTTCTACCTTTATACCAACTCACTCGCACCCAATCCCACACTCACACAAGAATAAGGATAATGGCCCTCAACGGAAAAGTCGCTCTCATCACCGGCGGTGTGAAGAACCTtggtgccgccgctgcccGCGAGCTCGCCGGCTCCGGCGCGAACCTTGCCCTCCACTACCACTCCGACAGCAGCAAGGGCGACGCTACGACACTGGAggctgagctgaagaagtCTTATCCCAATATCAAGGTCGCGTTCTACCAGGGTAACCTTACCTCCGCCGGAGCCGTGACGAAGCTCTTCCAGGATGCCCTGAAGGACTTCGGAAAGATTGATATCGTGGTCAACACAGTGGGCAAGGTGCTCAAGAAACCTATTACTGAAATTACGGAGGAGGAATACGATACTATGTTTGCGTACGTCTATtccctatctatctatctatctatatatttgcactctatatttatttgCAGAGAAAGCATAAGCAACGAGTGATGGGACTGACACCTTGGAAATGAAATAGGATCAACTCCAAAACGGCTTTCTTCGTCCTCAAAGAAGCTGCCGCACACGTCACGGACGGGGGCAAGATCATCACGATCGTCACTGCCCTCCTTGGCGCTTTCACGGGATACTATACTTCCTATGCTGGTAGCAAGGCCCCGGTTGAGCACTTCACTCGGTATGTACCTAGTTACCTATAAccaaccaaacccaacccaTCCATCCACAAGTCCTATCACTAGCACAAATACTAACAAGTCAACAGAGGCGTCTGCAAAGAACTCCAATCCCGCCGCGTCAGCGTCAACAACATTGCCCCGGGACCGATGGACACCCGTAagttcttctcgaagaaaccccaagagcaagaaaacaatgTCTAACCCATTACTCGAACTAGCTTTCTTCTACCCCCAGGAATCCCCCGAGGCTGTCGAGTTCCACAAGTCCAACGGTATGGGCAACCGTTTGACGATGGTCGAGGATATCGCTCCGATTGTTCGGTTCCTCTGCACGGATGGCGCCTGGATCACTGGCCAGACCATCTTCGCTAACGGTGGATATACTACTCGCTAAACGGGTGATTGATGGGCAATGAATGTACGGTGTTATGATAATGCCGAAGGTGTAAAAGAGGTTTCGATTCTTTGGTTTGGCGATTTACAAATATTGTGGTTGAGATATGAGGAGCTTGAATAGTGGGTTAGCTTTTGGATAATCCGACTGCCTTTTTGCTTCGAAAGATTCCTGGACATAGCAACAGTTTCAATAATA
The sequence above is a segment of the Aspergillus flavus chromosome 4, complete sequence genome. Coding sequences within it:
- a CDS encoding cytochrome P450, whose amino-acid sequence is MVSSTAFIVVQVALAALAAHVIYQCYFHPLARYPGPFLARFTNLWRLFTFFGGQHHLSEQHLHDKYGHVVRVAPNWLSFSDLHDFDAIYGFNKSVEKDDFYLFGRPRDNRVPSVFALKTDADHRQRKRKVVGPALTTAKITRYESVVTKHVDLFFTRADAASASRQDGEMAAVNLAPLAHRFTMDVMLELIYGPDVVSHPYTDSATGADMCSAMRKLVKMAWSFSLCPSYGWIMNSRLISGVLRTLTTSKQGGPTGMMALMTSSHTMIFRRPEQVSLPAQPGIVKSWLDIPLDDSSRMTQDEVFSEAVNLVFAGPGSVAAALTAMVYQLGTQEGQLWQEKLRKEADVEAPPFSLELQAVVKETLRHCASFPTAFPRVIRRGAETIVSTLPAPLPIGTTVSANSYVLGRSRKIWGHDADQWLPQRWLGDESQRREMEAKLVAFSKGSRGCVGKELAWLVLAKAVMAIIRRWKFVSVGELRGKSYLEMQYDDCWIEYEELA
- a CDS encoding putative short-chain dehydrogenase, which codes for MALNGKVALITGGVKNLGAAAARELAGSGANLALHYHSDSSKGDATTLEAELKKSYPNIKVAFYQGNLTSAGAVTKLFQDALKDFGKIDIVVNTVGKVLKKPITEITEEEYDTMFAINSKTAFFVLKEAAAHVTDGGKIITIVTALLGAFTGYYTSYAGSKAPVEHFTRGVCKELQSRRVSVNNIAPGPMDTPFFYPQESPEAVEFHKSNGMGNRLTMVEDIAPIVRFLCTDGAWITGQTIFANGGYTTR